A region of Enoplosus armatus isolate fEnoArm2 chromosome 14, fEnoArm2.hap1, whole genome shotgun sequence DNA encodes the following proteins:
- the LOC139296554 gene encoding interleukin-5 receptor subunit alpha-like isoform X1, producing the protein MKLFPVLPIFWSSLLVLWASQSEVEANNPDPNVCQGEKTTDDLWEHSSSVQRHHIEDTEVDGNFLCVLYPTNILNCSWSFNTLQKDTQLFVYISICDDERAVHSLHHSSGERVGSRSVTLREYQMLHVILHFNITQHDKWIVYTYTYERVMLEVLSPPQNVSASIKDGGLLVTWGLPRSREYSNPSCFEYQLDMGDQERPKNLTGQLSFLEQNADPCRTYRVRMRTKKMGYCLGSPQWSDWSHTVTVEPSVYRLNTLVIVSISLGIPMILLAVLLLVRHQRVSEVLFPPIPRPPPKYKCFLEKNDTSNLFHLASSAEPEAEITEVEDTEENPGKTF; encoded by the exons ATGAAGCTGTTTCCTGTCCTTCCAATATTTTGGTCCAGTTTGCTGGTTTTGTGGGCCTCACAAAGTG aGGTGGAGGCCAACAATCCAGATCCAAATGTCTGTCAGGGGGAAAAGACAACTGATGAC CTCTGGGAACATAGTTCTTCGGTGCAGCGGCATCATATAGAGGATACTGAGGTGGATGGAAACTTTCTCTGCGTCCTTTACCCAACAAATATACTCAACTGCTCCTGGTCTTTCAACACTTTACAGAAGGATACTCAGCTCTTTGTCTATATCAg CATTTGTGACGACGAAAGGGCAGTTCACTCTCTACACCATTCGTCTGGGGAACGAGTCGGATCGAGGTCTGTGACTCTGCGCGAGTATCAGATGTTACATGTGATCCTCCACTTTAACATAACCCAGCACGACAAGTGGATTGTCTACACCTACACGTACGAAAGGGTCATGCTAG AGGTCCTGTCTCCACCCCAAAACGTCTCTGCATCAATCAAAGACGGAGGCCTGCTGGTGACATGGGGTCTTCCCCGCAGTCGAGAGTACTCCAACCCCTCATGCTTTGAATACCAGCTGGACATGGGGGACcag GAAAGACCCAAAAACCTCACCGGCCAGCTGTCTTTTTTAGAGCAGAATGCAGATCCCTGCCGCACCTACAGAGTGAGGATGAGGACAAAAAAGATGGGATATTGTCTAGGATCTCCCCAGTGGAGTGACTGGAGTCACACCGTCA cgGTGGAACCGtccgtttacagactcaacactcTGGTGATCGTCTCAATTTCACTTGGAATACCCATGATCCTCCTGGCTGTGCTGCTCTTGGTGCGCCATCAGAG GGTGTCCGAGGTTCTGTTTCCTCCGATTCCTCGCCCCCCGCCAAAGTACAAATGCTTcctggaaaaaaatgacacatccAAT
- the LOC139296279 gene encoding LOW QUALITY PROTEIN: uncharacterized protein (The sequence of the model RefSeq protein was modified relative to this genomic sequence to represent the inferred CDS: substituted 3 bases at 3 genomic stop codons) encodes MKSKELSVDLRDRIVSRHRSGEGYRKISAALKVPKSTVVSIIRKWKKFGTTRTLPRAGHRAKMSNRGRRALVREVTKSPMVPLTELQRSSVEMGEPSRRTTISAALHQSGLYGRVARRKPLLSTKHMTARLEFAYRDCPKGLSDHEKQNSLVXXNQDXTLWPECQASCLEETRHRSSPGQYHPYSEAWWWQHHAVGMFFSGGNWETSQGLSTQPR; translated from the coding sequence atgaagtcaaaggaattgtctgtagacctcaGAGACAGGATTGTATCGAGGCACAGATCTGGGGAAGggtacagaaaaatttctgcaGCATTGAAGGTCCCAAAGAGCACAGTGGTCTCCATCATTCGTAAATGGAAGAAGTttggaaccaccaggactcttccaAGAGCTGGCCACCGGGCCAAAATGAgcaatcgggggagaagggccttggtcagggaggtgaccaagagCCCGATGGTCCCTCTGACGGAGCTCCagcgttcctctgtggagatgggagaaccttccagaaggacaaccatctctgcagcactccaccaatcaggcctttatggtagagtggccagacggaagccactcctcaGTACAAAGCACATGACAGCCCGCTTGGAGTTTGCCTATAGGGACTGCCCtaaaggactctcagaccatgagaaacaaaattctctggtctgatgaaaccaagattgaactctttggcctGAATGCCAAGCgtcatgtctggaggaaaccaggcaccgctcatcacctggccaataccatccctacagtgaagcatggtggtggcagcatcatgctgtggggatgtttttcagcggcgggaactgggagactagtcagggtctaagcacacagccaagatga
- the LOC139296093 gene encoding caspase-3-like, translated as MSAKDTVRRNKTVLQDTLCGDRRLILDKVLEMDLITGREYNKLKSINKEDEEGHIVELVDKIMNKGEGTCQAFLHLLETDEAIKRTFPGLQLNRQLNDTRLLPTPVQACSSDNSDVLSQERKRRKKDEPYQLNSQPTGICVIINNEKFLYHDERCGTNRDAQSLAEVFSWLGFRVLVCKDQTKDQMDRALKRFASLSDLSQLQEFSVKEWTGSGFADLQEAPKHGDAFVCCILSHGTKGVVLGCDGEPLCIKQITRTFGGADLSTLTGKPKVFLIQACQGGRMQRGVLFEDLQADDSHSLSIPVEADVLVAISTVEDYKSIRHRIDGSWFIQSVCQQLREGCLRGEDITTILHRVNNEVGQKEGSSEPGGAKQMPEVRFTLRKTLVLSPHGI; from the exons ATGTCAGCCAAAGACACAGTGAGGCGCAATAAAACAGTCCTTCAGGACACTTTGTGTGGAGACCGCAGGCTAATCCTCGACAAAGTTCTCGAGATGGACCTGATAACTGGACGCGAGTACAACAAACTCAAAAGCATCAacaaagaagatgaagaggggCACATTGTTGAGCTTGTGGATAAGATCATGAATAAAGGAGAAGGCACCTGCCAAGCCTTCCTGCACCTCCTGGAAACTGACGAGGCCATTAAAAGGACTTTCCCTGGGCTGCAGCTGAACAGGCAGTTGAACGACACCCGCCTTTTACCTACACCTGTCCAAGCCTGTTCAAGTGACAACAGTG ATGTTCTGtcacaagagagaaagaggcgaAAGAAG GACGAGCCGTATCAGCTGAACAGCCAGCCTACTGGAATCTGTGTGATCATAAACAACGAGAAGTTCTTGTATCACGATGAGAGATGTGGAACCAACAGAGATGCTC AAAGTTTGGCAGAGGTGTTCAGCTGGCTGGGGTTCAGAGTGCTGGTGTGTAAGGACCAAACCAAGGACCAGATGGATCGGGCACTGAAACGCTTTGCTTCTCTGAGCGACCTCTCTCAGCTGCAGGAGTTCAGCGTTAAGGAGTGGACCGGCAGCGGATTCGCTGATCTTCAGGAAGCTCCTAAGCATGGCGACGCTTTTGTCTGCTGTATTCTGAGTCACGGCACCAAGGGTGTAGTCTTGGGGTGTGACGGGGAGCCCCTCTGCATCAAACAAATAACTCGAACTTTCGGGGGGGCTGACCTATCCACCCTCACCGGCAAGCCCAAAGTGTTCCTGATCCAGGCCTGCCAGGGAGGGAGGATGCAGCGTGGAGTGTTATTCGAAGATCTGCAGGCTGATGACTCTCATTCACTATCCATCCCTGTGGAAGCCGATGTTCTGGTTGCCATTTCCACCGTTGAAGACTATAAATCAATTAGACACAGAATAGATGGGAGCTGGTTCATCCAAtctgtgtgtcagcagctgagGGAGGGCTGTCTGAG GGGTGAAGACATCACCACCATCCTCCACCGTGTGAACAATGAAGTAGGCCAGAAAGAGGGCTCCAGTGAACCGGGTGGAGCGAAGCAGATGCCTGAAGTTAGGTTCACCCTGAGGAAGACACTTGTGTTGTCACCACATGGCATTTGA
- the catip gene encoding ciliogenesis-associated TTC17-interacting protein: MEAPLEEETPADALAGTEGPELKASDDALTFMSSLEPAELRRCVFADSLVTVSEGGRELGKFSVSVEFARRVQRPCLLLHAQSQGAIDDSPCGTTVTVYLTTDLEVLEEDHHEYVKLEGHSLDRRCHMVQRDGRMVIDKVTTVGEEVTKESVSFPMSVLRGLVTEGSNLLLMRLIALRKKVPEHMAFISFDQGLHIIHTTFSELGLKQLEVRGEKVGVFGVERTVHSVEDGPTTWQCYFLADGHLASRVQVGSPVTMRLLQLPSQLEKDFEKIPLVWEEDMQMHSNFLDRKEELKADHASYLRQHPEVRALISDFLQFLLLRKPDDVFQFAREYFLPFASRHPPEPSLKGPSL; this comes from the exons ATGGAAGCCCCGCTGGAAGAAGAGACTCCTGCCGATGCCTTAGCGGGGACTGAAGGACCCGAGCTGAAAGCCTCTGACGACGCTCTTACATTCATGTCCAGCCTTG AGCCTGCAGAGCTgcggaggtgtgtgtttgcagactcTCTGGTGACTGTGTCAGAGGGCGGCCGAGAGCTGGGGAAGTTCAGTGTGAGTGTGGAGTTTGCCCGCAGAGTCCAGCGgccctgtctgctgctgcacgCTCAGAGCCAGGGAGCCATTGATGACTCCCCCTGTGGAACAACAGTGACGG TCTACCTAACCACGGACCTGGAGGTGCTGGAGGAAGATCACCACGAGTATGTCAAG CTTGAGGGCCACAGTTTGGACAGGAGGTGTCACATGGTGCAGCGTGACGGGCGGATGGTGATCGACAAAGTTACCACTGTGGGAGAG gaggTGACGAAGGAGAGCGTTTCTTTTCCCATGTCTGTCCTAAGAGGGCTGGTAACCGAGGGTTCCAACTTGCTGCTGATGCGCCTGATTGCTCTTAGGAAGAAGGTGCCAGAACACATGGCCTTCATCTCCTTCGACCAGGGATTACACATCATCCACACCACTTTC AGCGAGCTGGGTCTGAAGCAGCTGGAGGTCAGGGGTGAGAAGGTCGGGGTATTCGGGGTGGAGAGGACTGTTCATTCTGTGGAGGATGGCCCCACTACCTGGCAGTGCTACTTCCTGGCTGATGG GCACTTGGCCAGCAGAGTGCAGGTGGGATCACCGGTCACCATGAGGCTTCTGCAGCTGCCATCACAGCTAGAAAAAG aTTTTGAGAAGATCCCCCTGGTTTGGGAAGAAGACATGCAGATGCACTCCAATTTCTTGGACAGAAAG gaggagctgaaggcagatCATGCCTCGTACCTGAGACAGCATCCAGAAGTCCGTGCCCTCATATCTGACTTCTTGCAGTTCTTGCTGCTGAGGAAACCAGATGATGTCTTCCAGTTTGCCAGGGAGTACTTCCTCCCTTTTGCCTCCCGCCATCCTCCAGAACCAAGCCTGAAAGGCCCTTCACTCTGA